The following are encoded in a window of Novosphingobium sp. THN1 genomic DNA:
- a CDS encoding acyltransferase yields the protein MERQKFFSEIVGLRIYLALWVAVGHGLQLSGWLKGDNPVHWLLLRTDAAVYVFMIVSGFVITNLIDSQKETYSKYIFRRLFRLYPAFIVCCVLGYLILPAWANLVSRVAWQNASGWQEYASSLEQLRYQSIDNTAPHFLLHATMLHGLIPTEVLPKASTAFLPAAWSISLEWQFYLIAPFLLSLRGKPFAMAAGAIAMAALHLVFYRGLLGHYEVASSILGVLVFFVVGIVSRLAYERLRDLDGNPFAWSALLGATTLAVLKDPIPLGIWAIFYPFLLWPEKAGVAFRLLFASKPAQILGEASYSLYLIHRPVQVVLAVMVVSVVPISSVGRQEMFITQLVAIAAALPISVAMYYWLERPAMRFAKRLTSQTALAPPELR from the coding sequence ATGGAACGCCAAAAGTTTTTCAGCGAGATTGTCGGTCTGCGAATCTATCTCGCATTATGGGTTGCGGTAGGCCACGGTCTGCAACTGAGTGGCTGGTTGAAAGGCGACAACCCAGTTCACTGGCTGCTCTTACGTACTGACGCCGCAGTATATGTGTTCATGATTGTTAGCGGATTTGTAATAACCAACCTGATTGACAGTCAAAAAGAAACATATTCAAAGTATATTTTTCGTCGTTTATTCCGGCTTTATCCGGCCTTTATCGTCTGTTGTGTCCTTGGCTATCTGATTCTGCCAGCTTGGGCTAACTTGGTTTCTCGAGTGGCTTGGCAGAATGCGTCAGGATGGCAAGAATATGCCTCTTCGTTGGAACAGCTCCGGTATCAATCAATCGATAATACAGCACCGCATTTTCTCCTGCATGCCACCATGCTTCACGGACTGATCCCCACCGAGGTGCTTCCAAAGGCATCGACGGCCTTTCTTCCGGCGGCCTGGAGCATTTCATTGGAGTGGCAGTTTTATCTCATTGCACCTTTCCTGCTGTCCCTGAGGGGCAAGCCATTTGCCATGGCCGCTGGCGCGATCGCAATGGCTGCACTGCACCTCGTATTTTATCGAGGATTGCTCGGACACTACGAGGTGGCTTCATCCATTCTCGGTGTGCTGGTGTTCTTCGTTGTCGGCATCGTATCTCGTTTGGCCTATGAGCGATTGCGCGATCTTGATGGCAACCCATTTGCATGGTCGGCCTTGCTTGGGGCCACTACGCTTGCTGTTTTGAAAGATCCCATACCTCTTGGCATTTGGGCGATCTTTTATCCTTTTCTGCTTTGGCCCGAGAAAGCCGGCGTTGCATTTCGGCTGCTGTTTGCCTCCAAGCCCGCACAGATTCTTGGAGAGGCTTCTTATTCTCTTTACCTAATCCATCGACCGGTTCAGGTCGTGCTTGCCGTCATGGTCGTATCGGTCGTCCCAATTTCGAGCGTTGGGCGACAAGAGATGTTTATAACTCAACTCGTCGCTATCGCAGCAGCGCTCCCCATAAGCGTTGCTATGTATTATTGGTTGGAGAGACCGGCGATGCGCTTCGCAAAACGTCTGACTTCACAGACCGCTCTGGCGCCTCCAGAATTACGGTAA
- a CDS encoding RluA family pseudouridine synthase: MGAADTIISGTVAIGGQRLDKALADASGLSRERVKALLAEGRISVAGKVVSQASMKLAEGSAFAISVPEAAPAEAVAQDIPLAVVYEDDALIVVDKPAGLVVHPAAGNLDGTLVNALLHHCRGQLSGIGGVARPGIVHRIDKDTSGLLVVAKTDVAHEGLARQFADHSIVRAYKCVTAGVPMPPSGTVRGAIARSSHDRKKMALVEDGRGKHAVTHFRTLAALEGAALVECRLETGRTHQVRVHLASIGHALLGDPVYGRTPSKLRPLLQRLGFHRQALHAAELGFVHPVTGAAHHFASPTPVDMRELIVELCAEGHDAKVLAML, translated from the coding sequence ATGGGGGCCGCAGACACGATCATTTCCGGGACCGTCGCGATTGGCGGGCAGCGGCTCGACAAGGCGCTGGCCGACGCCTCGGGCCTCTCGCGCGAGCGGGTGAAGGCGCTGCTGGCCGAAGGCCGGATCAGCGTTGCGGGCAAGGTCGTTTCGCAGGCCTCGATGAAGCTGGCCGAAGGCAGCGCCTTCGCGATCAGCGTGCCCGAGGCCGCGCCGGCCGAAGCGGTGGCGCAGGATATTCCGCTCGCCGTTGTCTACGAGGACGATGCCCTGATCGTAGTGGACAAGCCGGCGGGGCTGGTGGTCCATCCGGCGGCGGGCAATCTCGACGGCACGCTGGTCAACGCGCTGCTGCACCATTGCCGGGGGCAGCTTTCGGGCATCGGCGGGGTGGCGCGGCCGGGGATCGTGCATCGGATCGACAAGGATACGTCCGGGCTGCTCGTCGTCGCCAAGACTGACGTGGCGCATGAGGGGCTGGCCAGGCAGTTTGCCGACCATTCGATCGTGCGCGCCTACAAGTGCGTGACGGCGGGCGTGCCGATGCCGCCATCCGGCACGGTGCGCGGGGCGATTGCGCGGTCCAGCCATGACCGCAAGAAGATGGCGCTGGTCGAGGATGGGCGCGGAAAGCATGCCGTGACGCATTTCCGCACGCTTGCGGCGCTCGAAGGGGCGGCTTTGGTCGAGTGTCGGCTGGAGACCGGGAGAACCCACCAGGTGCGCGTTCACCTTGCGTCAATCGGCCATGCGCTATTGGGTGATCCTGTCTATGGACGCACACCTTCAAAGCTTCGGCCGCTGCTCCAGCGGCTTGGGTTTCATCGCCAGGCGCTGCATGCGGCGGAACTGGGGTTCGTTCACCCCGTTACCGGTGCAGCCCATCATTTCGCCAGCCCGACGCCCGTCGATATGCGGGAACTCATCGTCGAACTCTGCGCTGAAGGGCATGATGCAAAGGTACTGGCGATGTTGTAA
- the rpoH gene encoding RNA polymerase sigma factor RpoH, whose protein sequence is MSEERKAVTVPALGGEASLNRYLSEIRKFPVLTAEQEYMLAKRFQEHQDPEAAAQLVTSHLRLVAKIAMGYRGYGLPVSELISEGNIGLMQGVKKFEPDRGFRLATYAMWWIKASMQEFILRSWSLVKMGTTAAQKKLFFNLRRMKKNLEAFEDSDLHPDDVRKIATDLGVPEQEVVNMNRRMMMGGDASLNVSMREDGEGSWQDWLTDDRPLQDETVAEAEEASYRHQLLVEAMDSLNERERHILTDRRLVDEPKTLEELSQVYNVSRERVRQIEVRAFEKLQKAIQRIAVERKLLPA, encoded by the coding sequence GTGAGTGAGGAAAGAAAAGCTGTGACAGTACCTGCCCTTGGCGGGGAAGCCAGCCTCAACCGCTATCTCTCGGAAATCCGCAAGTTCCCCGTGCTGACGGCTGAGCAGGAATACATGCTCGCCAAGCGTTTCCAGGAACACCAGGATCCCGAAGCTGCCGCGCAGCTGGTGACGAGCCACCTGCGTCTCGTGGCGAAGATCGCCATGGGCTATCGTGGCTATGGCCTGCCGGTCAGCGAGCTGATCTCCGAAGGCAACATCGGCCTGATGCAGGGCGTGAAGAAGTTCGAGCCCGACCGGGGCTTCCGTCTGGCCACCTATGCGATGTGGTGGATCAAGGCTTCGATGCAGGAATTCATCCTGCGCTCGTGGAGCCTCGTCAAGATGGGCACCACGGCGGCGCAGAAGAAGCTGTTCTTCAACCTGCGCCGGATGAAGAAGAACCTCGAGGCGTTCGAGGATTCCGACCTGCATCCGGACGACGTGCGCAAGATCGCGACCGACCTCGGCGTGCCCGAGCAGGAAGTGGTCAACATGAACCGGCGCATGATGATGGGCGGCGATGCCTCGCTCAACGTCTCGATGCGCGAGGACGGCGAGGGTTCGTGGCAGGACTGGCTGACCGACGACCGCCCGCTGCAGGACGAGACCGTGGCCGAGGCCGAGGAGGCAAGCTATCGCCACCAGCTGCTGGTCGAGGCGATGGACAGCCTGAACGAGCGCGAGCGCCATATCCTGACCGACCGCCGTCTGGTCGACGAGCCGAAGACGCTGGAAGAACTGTCGCAGGTCTACAATGTCAGCCGCGAGCGCGTTCGCCAGATCGAGGTGCGGGCATTCGAGAAGCTGCAGAAGGCGATCCAACGGATCGCGGTGGAGCGCAAGCTGCTGCCGGCCTGA